The Terriglobus sp. TAA 43 sequence CTGCCTCTCAACCACGGCGATGTAGCCGCCCTTCGGAATATCGATCCGGAACTCGTTTCCTGCCCCCTCGGACGAATAGTAGAGATCCAATCGCTGGCGCAGCTGCCGGACAGTCACGCGGACAATCGTGTCCTCTGAGGAGTTGTAACCAGGAGTCCGTCCGAAGACCTGGATACCGACCTGTTGCTCAGTCAGGTCTCCATGGGAGCCCCGAAGTGAGTGCGTTACTATGAACCCAAGGAGGGAACAGAGGCGCGGAGACTTGGCGAAAGAATGACTGGTTAGGACACGTTCCAGTTCCAGCAACTCTGCCGAACTTTCGGTATTTGCCACAGTCTCAGGCGTTATAGACACGTCATGCTTCTATCACCTTCCTCTTTCCACTCACAAGTGCGACCCAAGCCTTGTACGGCAATGCGCGCAATTTCGCAGCGCATTCCGACCTGTTGTTGTTGTCGATAATCCTCCCAAAATGAAGGAATAACCGGGATTTCTCGCGTGTTTCACACGTGAAACACCGTGAATCTCCTGCTGACCCTTGCCAGTGGTATGCGCGGCCCTTCAGGGTTGCACTGTTTCCATGCCTCCATATCCTTTGACCGCCTTCCCATAAATACGAAGGCCTTTTCCCCTCTTGAGAATGACGATGAACAGACGTGAATTTGTAGGTCTTTCCTCTGCCGCTCTTGCCGCCACACAGGCACGAGCCGCAATGGCATCCACATCGGCGACCGCCGACAGCCGGCCCAACTTCCTCTTCTTCATTGCGGACGATCTGATGTTCCGCACGATTAACTCCATCAACAACCCCGAAGTCCATACCCCAAACATCGACCGGCTGGTTCGCGGTGGCATCCATTTCACCCATTGCTTCCACTCCGGTTCGTGGACAGGCGCCGTCTGCATCGCCAGCCGAACAATGCTCAACACCGGGCTGTCTCCGTTCAAAGCCCAGAAGGCGCTCGTGGACAACCAGTCCGGGATGATTCCTGTGTGGGGTCAGACTTTGCGCAATGCAGGGTACCGGACATTCCAGACTGGCAAGTGGCATCTTGACGCCGTTTCCCTGCAGCGTTCGTTCAGCGATCTGAAGACGACCGGACCTGGCTATCTGGATTCCACTCACGATCCGAAAGATCCAGCCCACAACATGTACCTGCGGCCTGCGCCAGGAAACGTGTGGAGCCCGACTGACCGTTCTCTGAAAGGACACTGGCTAGACAAGCATCTTTGGCTCGATGGTCCCGAAGGTGAGACAAAGCATTCGTCCGAAGTCTATGCAGACTCCGCTATCGACTTCCTGAATGGGCAACGCGGGAAGCACGAGAAGCCTTTCTTCATGTACGTGGGCTTCAATGCACCGCATGATCCGCGACAGGCTCCTGAGGAATACCAGGCGATGTATCCGGTGGATAAGATCGCACTTCCGCCGAACTACCTTCCTCAGCACCCCTTTGATCAGGGCGACTTCCATACGCGCGACGAGCAGCTTGCTCCCTTCCCCCGGACTGAACTCGACGTGAAGACGCACCGTAAGGAGTACTACGCCATCATCACGCACATGGATGCGCAGATTGGCCGCGTGCTGGATGCACTGGACAAGAACGGACAGGCGAAGAACACCTACGTGATCCTGACCGCCGATCACGGTCTTGCCGTTGGCGAGCACGGACTGATGGGCAAGCAGAACCAGTACGAATGCTCCATGCGTATGCCTCTGATCATGCGTGGCCCTGGCATCAAGGCCGGAACGCACGTGGACGAGATGGTCTACCAGCACAGCATGTATGCCACCACCTGCGAACTGGCGGGCGTCCCCGTTCCGAAGCACGTGGAGTTCCCCAGCCTGAAACCGATGGTGCTGGGGCAGTCCATTGCGCCGCTGCACGATGCGATGTTCGGATGGCTGAACGTCATCCAGCGCTCCATCCGCACGAAGAAGCACAAGCTGATCTTCTACGTGCCCATCAAGCGTTATCAACTCTTTGACCTTGAGAACGATCCCTGGGAGATGCACGACCTCATCAACGATCCGCAATACGCGTCGGTGAAGACGGACATGATCGCAAAGCTCAAGGCCGAACAAAAACGGCTAGGCGACCCGCTGGACATTGATGCTCCGCCTGCCGTGAAAACCGGCAATTCGTACTAAGCCGGAACGAACGACAGCAACAACATTTCAGGAGGCCACGACCCCGGTCGTGGATAAAAATGACATACCGATTAAGACACCTTCTTGCCTATGCGCCACTCCCGGCTCTGTTTCTTTCAGCCACGATGCTGCACGCCCAAAACTCAACCGGTGCCATCAGCATCACCGTGTTCGACGCGGGCGGCGCGGCTGTGCCGAATGCTCAGGTAGTAGTCACAGGTACAGACACAGGCGTGCAACTACGTACGCTCACCACCAACGACCACGGCATCGCGGAAGTTCCACTAGTGCCGCCGGGTAACTACAACGTCAGCATCACGGCGTCGGGCTTCAAGACGTATCAGCAGCAAGCGGTCAACGTGCAGGTGGGCGCCACCGTCACGTTGCGCCCGGCACTGGAACTTGGTTCAGCCAGCGACGCCGTCACTGTGACCGCACAGGCGCCACTGATTGAAGACAAGTCGCAGACCGTACAGCAGGTCATTGAGAACAAAGAACTCACCGACATCCCTTTGAACGGCCGCAACTACATCCAGGCGGCGAACTTCATTCCCGGTGTAGTGCCGCAGAACTCAGGCCGTGATAACTCCTTCGTTGCTTATGGCAACGATGGTTTGCAGAACTCGTTCCTGCTCGATGGCGCACGCAACGTGAACTACATCCGCGGTCTGGATAACGGCCAACGAGACATGGTGCGACCGCCGCTCGATGCACTGCAGGAATTCACCGTGCAGACATCGAACTATTCTGCCGAATTCGGTGCAGGTGCAGGTGCAATTCTTAACGCCATCACCAAGAGCGGAAGTAACAAATGGCACGGATCTGCCTACGACTTCATCCGTAACAAGGTACTGGATGCCCGTCCGTACAATTTCACCACTACGCCTGTAAACAAGCAGCAATTGGTGCAGAACCAGTACGGCGGCAGCTTTGGCGGACACATCATCAGGGACAAGGTCTTCTTCTTTGGAGCGTATGAAGGCCGTCACACCAAGTCGTCTTCACAAAACAACGGGGCTGTACCCACAGCATTGGAACGCTCTGGTGA is a genomic window containing:
- a CDS encoding sulfatase-like hydrolase/transferase, whose protein sequence is MNRREFVGLSSAALAATQARAAMASTSATADSRPNFLFFIADDLMFRTINSINNPEVHTPNIDRLVRGGIHFTHCFHSGSWTGAVCIASRTMLNTGLSPFKAQKALVDNQSGMIPVWGQTLRNAGYRTFQTGKWHLDAVSLQRSFSDLKTTGPGYLDSTHDPKDPAHNMYLRPAPGNVWSPTDRSLKGHWLDKHLWLDGPEGETKHSSEVYADSAIDFLNGQRGKHEKPFFMYVGFNAPHDPRQAPEEYQAMYPVDKIALPPNYLPQHPFDQGDFHTRDEQLAPFPRTELDVKTHRKEYYAIITHMDAQIGRVLDALDKNGQAKNTYVILTADHGLAVGEHGLMGKQNQYECSMRMPLIMRGPGIKAGTHVDEMVYQHSMYATTCELAGVPVPKHVEFPSLKPMVLGQSIAPLHDAMFGWLNVIQRSIRTKKHKLIFYVPIKRYQLFDLENDPWEMHDLINDPQYASVKTDMIAKLKAEQKRLGDPLDIDAPPAVKTGNSY